In Sardina pilchardus chromosome 10, fSarPil1.1, whole genome shotgun sequence, one genomic interval encodes:
- the LOC134094160 gene encoding carboxylesterase 5A-like produces MMKGVSICAFLTLAIFETSFAQPDSSPVVSVRNGTLRGASMTVKGSDKQVQQYLGIPFARPPLGPLRLSEPQPAESWEGERDATQQPPMCLQDPDIITSTSKVMAIEFTPPGISEDCLYLNVYTPAKSGEKLPVMVWIHGGGLYMGGASQYDGSVLAAHGNIVVVVIQYRLGFLGYFSTGDKNAQGNWGFLDQIAALQWVQENIESFGGDPNSVTIAGESAGGMSASILILSPMAKGLFHRAVLQSGAATLGAYTTKTPMLFAKMTAKVMECDSSSNEEMVKCMRQKTADDYVTAMKKKKIFMGAVVDGEFLNDVAEEVLKSKDFLKVPIIVGVTNHEFGWILSNAFAPPGWQNGMTRPEFLAMVNTFFPAGNASGANELIVDEYLKDANTPEDIRNQFTEALGDLFMVIPIIKVAGYHRDAGVHVYLYEFQHRPEIFKDSRPSFVKADHADDVGFVFGSCFWDGHIKINGTTTEQENQLCKTTMAYWANFVRTGSPNGPGLVHWPLYDASNKYLNLNLQQSEGQDLKKDRVQFFNMELPKRLVAMKTAQ; encoded by the exons ATGATGAAGGGTGTTTCAATCTGTGCCTTCCTTACTCTGGCTATTTTTGAAACCTCATTTGCACAACCAg ACTCCAGTCCCGTGGTGTCGGTGAGGAATGGGACTCTTCGGGGTGCCTCCATGACTGTGAAAGGCTCCGATAAGCAGGTGCAGCAGTATTTGGGGATCCCCTTTGCCCGACCCCCTCTGGGACCCCTGCGTCTGTCTGAACCCCAGCCTGCAGAGtcctgggagggagagagagacgccacCCAGCAGCCGCCCAT GTGTCTTCAAGATCCAGACATTATCACGTCTACGTCGAAAGTTATGGCCATTGAATTCACCCCTCCTGGTATATCAGAAGACTGCTTGTACCTCAATGTGTACACCCCAGCAAAATCAGGAGAAAAACTTCCA GTGATGGTGTGGATCCACGGAGGAGGCCTGTACATGGGTGGAGCCTCCCAGTATGACGGCTCAGTGCTGGCCGCCCATGGCAATATTGTGGTGGTGGTCATACAGTACAGACTCGGGTTTCTGGGATACTTCAG CACTGGAGACAAGAATGCTCAGGGAAACTGGGGCTTCCTGGACCAGATAGCTGCTCTCCAGTGGGTGCAGGAGAACATCGAGAGCTTCGGAGGAGACCCCAACTCTGTCACCATCGCTGGAGAGTCGGCCGGTGGAATGAGTGCATCTATTCTG ATTCTGTCTCCAATGGCCAAGGGTCTTTTCCATCGGGCAGTTCTTCAGAGTGGAGCTGCCACTCTAGGGGCCTACACAACTAAGACTCCCATGCTCTTTGCCAAG ATGACGGCTAAGGTTATGGAGTGTGACTCTAGCTCAAACGAAGAGATGGTCAAATGTATGAGACAAAAAACAGCTGATGATTACGTTACAGCAATGAAAAAG aaaaaaatcttcATGGGCGCTGTAGTGGACGGGGAGTTTTTGAACGATGTAGCTGAAGAAGTTTTAAAAAGCAAAGACTTTCTGAAAGTCCCAATTATCGTTGGTGTGACAAACCATGAGTTTGGATGGATACTTTCAAAC GCTTTTGCTCCTCCTGGTTGGCAAAATGGGATGACTCGACCTGAGTTCTTGGCAATGGTCAATACCTTCTTCCCTGCAGGAAAT GCCTCTGGTGCTAACGAGCTGATTGTGGACGAGTATCTGAAAGATGCAAACACACCAGAGGATATTAGAAATCAGTTCACAGAGGCGCTAGGTGACCTGTTCATGGTCATCCCCATCATAAAAGTGGCAGGATATCACAGAG ATGCTGGAGTGCATGTGTACCTGTATGAGTTCCAGCACAGGCCAGAGATTTTTAAGGACAGCAGACCCAGCTTTGTGAAGGCTGACCACGCGGATGATGTTGGCTTTGTCTTTGGCTCTTGTTTCTGGGACGGACATATTAAAATCAATG GTACCACTACAGAGCAAGAGAATCAGCTCTGCAAGACCACAATGGCGTACTGGGCCAATTTCGTACGCACAGG CTCTCCTAATGGGCCTGGCCTGGTGCACTGGCCTCTCTATGACGCCAGCAACAAATACCTGAACCTGAACCTGCAGCAGAGTGAGGGGCAGGACCTGAAGAAGGACAGAGTGCAGTTCTTCAACATGGAGCTGCCAAAGAGACTCGTCGCAATGAAAACAGCACAGTAG
- the LOC134094159 gene encoding carboxylesterase 5A-like produces MMAGLLIFVCVTLSIFQTSLSQTDSSPVVSVRNGTLRGASMTVKGSDKQVQQYLGIPFARPPLGPLRLSEPQPAESWEGERDATQQPPMCLQDPDIVRKMSENVRMEFSIPPVSEDCLYLNVYTPVKSTDGEKLPVFVWIHGGGYRFGAASQYDGSALAAYENVIVVIVQYRLGIVGFFSTGDKQAWGNWGLLDQIAALQWVQENIESFGGDPNSVTIAGESAGGMSTSFLVLSPLAKGLFHRAVLQSGTATVAGFSTNTPRVFSKMVANASECDGSSSEVLVQCLRQKSQEELISIMKKKNPARATVDGIFLTAPAEEVLKSKDFLKVPILIGVTNHEVGWSIAKSSLPKGWEQGMSRAMLMGALTRFYPERMASGLYAIIADEYLKDAKTPEEIRDASLELLSDIFIVMPTITVATYHRDAGVHVYLYEFQHRPEMYKDSRPSFVKADHADDIGFVFGACFWNGHIKLNSSTTEEENHLCRTVMSYWANFARTGSPNGPGLVHWPLYDDSNKYLNLNPQQSEGQDLKKDRVQFFNTDLPQRLAAMQTAQ; encoded by the exons ATGATGGCAGGACTTctgatctttgtgtgtgtaacgcTGTCCATATTTCAAACTTCACTATCACAGACAG actCCAGTCCCGTGGTGTCGGTGAGGAATGGGACTCTTCGGGGTGCCTCCATGACTGTGAAAGGCTCCGATAAGCAGGTGCAGCAGTATTTGGGGATCCCCTTTGCCCGACCCCCTCTGGGACCCCTGCGTCTGTCTGAACCCCAGCCTGCAGAGtcctgggagggagagagagacgccacCCAGCAGCCGCCCAT GTGTCTGCAAGATCCAGACATTGTACGAAAGATGTCAGAAAACGTGCGCATGGAGTTCAGTATTCCCCCCGTATCTGAGGACTGTCTGTACCTCAATGTTTACACTCCTGTGAAATccacagatggagagaaactACCC GTGTTTGTTTGGATCCATGGTGGTGGGTACCGGTTCGGAGCGGCCTCCCAGTATGATGGGTCCGCCCTGGCTGCCTATGAGAATGTGATTGTGGTTATTGTTCAGTATCGTCTTGGAATCGTAGGATTCTTCAG CACTGGCGATAAACAGGCGTGGGGAAACTGGGGCCTCCTGGACCAGATAGCTGCTCTCCAGTGGGTGCAGGAGAACATCGAGAGCTTCGGAGGAGACCCCAACTCTGTCACCATCGCTGGAGAGTCAGCGGGTGGGATGAGCACCTCTTTCCTG GTTCTGTCTCCTCTTGCTAAAGGACTGTTCCATCGAGCTGTACTTCaaagtggaactgcaacagtgGCTGGCTTTTCCACCAATACCCCAAGGGTTTTTTCGAAG ATGGTGGCCAATGCATCAGAATGTGATGGCAGCTCATCAGAGGTGCTGGTTCAGTGCCTTAGACAGAAATCCCAGGAGGAGCTGATCAGTATCATGAAAAAA AAAAACCCTGCAAGAGCCACAGTCGATGGGATATTTTTGACAGCCCCAGCAGAAGAGGTTTTGAAAAGCAAAGACTTCCTGAAAGTCCCTATTCTTATAGGTGTAACTAATCACGAGGTTGGATGGTCAATAGCCAAG agttcTCTACCGAAAGGATGGGAGCAGGGCATGAGTCGAGCAATGCTGATGGGAGCACTGACAAGGTTCTATCCTGAGAGGATG GCCTCCGGACTATATGCGATCATTGCAGATGAGTATCTGAAGGATGCCAAAACACCAGAGGAAATCCGAGATGCCAGCCTTGAACTTCTGAGTGATATATTCATTGTGATGCCAACCATCACTGTGGCTACCTATCACAGAG ATGCTGGAGTGCATGTGTACCTGTATGAGTTCCAGCACAGACCAGAGATGTACAAGGACAGCAGACCCAGCTTTGTGAAGGCTGACCACGCGGACGACATTGGGTTTGTGTTTGGGGCCTGCTTCTGGAATGGACACATTAAACTCAATA GCTCaaccacagaggaggagaatcACCTGTGCAGGACAGTCATGTCCTATTGGGCCAACTTTGCTCGGACTGG CTCTCCTAATGGGCCTGGCCTGGTGCACTGGCCTCTCTATGATGACAGCAACAAATACCTGAACCTGAACCCACAGCAGAGTGAGGGGCAGGACCTGAAGAAGGACAGAGTGCAGTTCTTTAATACCGATCTGCCCCAGAGACTCGCCgcaatgcaaacagcacagTAA